The DNA segment ACCCGCGGAGACGATCGGACGGAACTGCCGATTCCTCCAGGGACCAGGGACGGATCCAGACGCGATCTCGACCCTTCGATCGGCCATCGACGCCGAGGAGCCAGTCGCCGTCGAACTCGAGAACTACCGGGCCGACGGCGAGCCCTTCTGGAACCGCGTCGAGATCGCGCCCCTCCACCGGGACGGCGACGTGACACACTTCGTCGGCTATCAGACCGACGTTACCGCGCGGAAGACGGCCGAACTCAGGCTAGAGCGAGAACGTGAGACACTCGACACCATCCTCACACGGGTCAACGGACTGGTCAACGACGTGACGGCCGCCCTCGTGGAGGCGGGCGGTCGAGCGGCCGCCGAACGGTCCGTCTGCGAGCGGATCGCCGACACCGACGCGTACCAGGCCGCCTGGATCGGTGACCCCGACCTCGCGACGGGCCGCATAACGGTGTCCGCCGCGGCTGGTGTCTGGGAAACGGATCCCGACGAGATCGGTCGAGCGCTCGGCGACGACGAGGCGACGGTAACCGCCGCGTCTCGGGCGTACGAGACCGGCCACACACAACGCATCACGGACCCGGAAACCATCGACCGTGTTCGAAGAGGAGACTGGTTCGAGGGATGCGAACTCGGTGGCGTGGTCGCGATCCCACTTTCGAATCGGGACACGATTCACGGGGTACTCTGCGTGTACGCGACCGAGGGTACTGCGATCGATGATCGGGAGGGTGTCGTCCTCGACGCGCTCGCCAGAGCGACCGCGACGACGATCGACGCGATCGAGCGGGGCCGACTCCTCCTCGCGGACCACGTCGTCGAACTCGAGATTGATATCAGAGACCCTGCGGTTCCGCTCGTCGCACTTTCCGACCGCACCGATACGACGATCTCCTACGAGGGCGCCGTCGTCGGTGCGAACGGACGAGTCGGACTGTTCGTCGCCATCGAAGCGCCGCCAGCGGAGATCTCGGCCGCGATCGACCACGTCTCAGGCATCACCGACGGTACACTCGTCCACGAACACGACGAAACCTGTCTGTTCGAACTACGCATTGCGGGTCCGTCGATCGTCGGAACGATAGCCGATCACGGTGGGACCACACAAGAGATGACGGCGACCGACGGCGCGTGTCGTGTGACTGCAGAACTGGCGACCGAAGGGGACGCCCGGGCCATCGTGGAGGCGCTCCGAGATCTGTACGACGGCGTCGAACTGGTCGCCCGGCGAAATTCCGACCGGCCACCGACGACGCGCCGAGAGTTTCTCGCCGAACTCGCTGACAGGCTCACCGACAAACAACGTGAGGCGTTACAAACCGCGTACGCGACCGGGTACTACGACTGGAACCGGTCCGTCTCCGGCGACGACCTCGCGGCCGCGATGGGAGTCGCGAGGTCGACGTACCACCAGCATCGGCGAGCCGCCGAACGGAAACTCGTCACTGCGTTCTTCGATCGCTGACCCCAGGCGCGACGGGCTTCGGTCGTCGGTTCCTCATCGCCACTCTATCGACTCGGAGAGAGACCGGATCAGGTCCAATGTACAGTCACGGGTCCGACACGCGTTCACCTGACTCACGCACTAGTTAGGTACACTCCTGTTTATCAGGTCAGCCGTGGTACGTAACGGGGCAACTGCCCCTCCCTATGATCGACGCAGACAACCTGGCCCAGAGCAAGGCGATCCAGCAGCGAACCGGGCGGACGTTCCACCTGGCGACGCGCCTGCTACCGTCTCGAATCAGGAACGCGACGTACGTACTGTACGCGTTCTTCCGAATCGCAGACGACGTGGTCGACGATCCGGACCCACCGCCCGCCGAACGCCAGCTCGCGGAACTAGAACGGATTCGCGACGCCGCGCTGGGGAACCGGCCTGCCGACGATCCGGTTCTGGCGGCGTTTCGAACCGTCAGCGAGCGGTACGAGATCCCGGATCGAGAGGTCAACGAGTTCGTCGACGCGATGGCCACTGACGTCTCGAACACGCGATACGAGACGCACGAGGAACTCGCGGAGTACCTCCGCGGGTCGTCGGTCGCCGTCGCGAACATGATGCTGTGCGTCATGGATCCCGAGGACGCAGACACGGCCCGCCCGCACGCGCGGGCGCTCGCCGAGGCGCTCCAGTTGACCAACTTCCTCCGCGACGTTCGCGAGGACGTCGTCGACTACGGGCGGATCTACCTTCCTCAATCGCGCCTCGCCGAGTACGACGTCTCTGAAGAACAGGTCGAACGATTGGCGTTCTCCCCCGAGTTCGCGGTGTTGATGCGGGCCGAACTGGCGCGAACCGAACGACGGTATCGCGCCGGAATCGACGGCGTCCGATACCTGCCCGAAGGCTGCCAGTTCGCCGTGTTGCTGGCGGGGGTCCTCTACGTCGACCACCATCGGCTGATCCGCGCACAGGGGTACGACGTACTCACCAGTCGTCCATCGCTTGCCACCTCGCGGCGTCTCCTCCTGGCCGCGAAGACCTGGTGGCACTGGCGTCGGACGGAGGACCCGCGCGCCGCGTTCGAAGCCGCGAGTTCGATTCCCCCTCGGAACGACGGTCGATGGGACGAGGATGGGACGGAAGACGACGTCATCGTCGATTCACCCGGATCGACGAACGGTGGCGGTGGAACGCGATCGATCGGCGACGTCGTGTCGTGGGTTCAGACGCGCCTCTTTTCGGGTGAGTCCAAATGAGCGGGCTGACGAGCGGCGACCGGTCCGTCTGCGTCGTCGGAGGCGGTGTCGGTGGCCTCGCGACCGCCTGCTACCTCGCCGACGCCGGGTTCGACGTGACGGTCGTCGAAAAGAACGACCAGCTCGGCGGTCGAGCGAGTCGACTCGAACGCGACGGCTTCAGATTCGACATGGGGCCGTCGTGGTACCTGATGCCGGACGTCTTCGAACGGTTCTTCGCACACTTCGATCGAGCGCCGACCGACTACTACGAGCTAACGCATCTCGATCCACACTACCGGATCTACTGGAAGGACGGCGACAGCCTCGACGTGACCGGCGATCTGACCGATATGGGGGCCGCCCTCGAACGGTACGAGCCGGGTGCCGGGGACGCCCTCGAACGGTACCTCGAGACGGCGGCGGAGACGTACGACATCGGGATGGAACACTTCGTCTACACGGATCGGCCGCGGTTTCGCGACTACGTCGACCTGGACGTGATCCGAAACGCGAGCGGGCTGTCGCTGCTCGGTTCCATGCAGGATCACGTCGAGCAGTACTTCGACCACCCGAAACTACAGCAGGTCGTCCAGTACTCGCTGGTCTTTCTCGGCGGGAGCCCGACGAACACGCCCGCACTGTACAACCTCATGAGTCACGTCGACTTCGGTCTCGGCGTCCACTACCCGTCGGGCGGTATGGGCGCCGTCGTCGACGCGCTCGTCGCGCTCGGGCGCGAACTCGGCGTCGACTATCGAACTGGCTTCGAGGTCACGGCGATCGACGGCGAGCGCGGTGCGTTCGCGGTCCACAACCGTCGAGAGACCATCGGCGCCGATATCGTCGTGAGTGACGCCGATTACGCCCACACCGAGGGAACCCTCCTCTCTATCGACGACCGACAGTACGACGCCGAGTACTGGCACGACCGCACGTACGCCCCGTCGGCGTTTCTCTGCTACCTCGGCGTCGAGGGCGACCTCGAGGGGCTGGCACACCACACGCTCGTCCTTCCGACGTCGTGGGACGATCACTTCGAACAGATATTCGACCGACCGTCGTGGCCCGACGATCCCGCCTACTACCTCTGTGCCCCCTCGAAAACCGACGCGACCGTCGCCCCGGACGGCCACAGCAACCTCTTCGTGCTCGTGCCCATCGCGCCCGGACTCCCGGACGGACCGGACGTCCGTGAGCGCTACCGTGACCAGATTCTCGCAGACGTCGCGGCGAACACGGGCGAAGACCTGCGCGATCGCATCGTCGTCGAAGAGACGTTCTCGGTCTCGGACTTCGCGGCCAGGTACAACAGCCGAAACGGGACGGCACTCGGACTCGCCCACACGCTCAGACAGACCGGACCCCTCCGCCCGGGGCACCGCTCGTCCGAACTCGACGGGCTCTACTTCACCGGCTCGTACACCACGCCGGGCATCGGCGTCCCGATGTGTCTGATCAGCGGCGAGCACGCCGCCGAGACAGTCTTCGAAGACGAACGAACGCGCACGCCCCGGCAGGTATGAGCCACGCGCGTCGACTCCTGAGACGGTCGCGACCGCTGTTCTGGCTCTACCTCGCCGGACCGGCCATCGTGGGTGCGGTCTACGCCGCGGACGCCATAGACGCACTCGCCGCCCCGCTGGTGATCGGCCTCGTCGGCTACTTCCTCGTCCCGGCGAACGTGTTCCTCTACGGGATCAACGACGTCTTCGATGCCGAGATCGACGCCGTCAACTCGAAGAAGGACGGGATAGAGGAGCGCTACGAGGGTGACCGTCTGACCGTCCTCGCCGTGGCCACGAGCGCCGTTCTCGGCCTCGCGTTTCTCCTCGTCATCCCGGCGCGCGCCGGGATCTACCTCCTCGGGTTCCTGATACTCGGGGCGGGCTACAGCACCCCGCCGTTGCGGTTCAAGACGACGCCGCTGCTCGACTCCGTCTCCAACGGCCTCTACGTGCTTCCGGCCGGCGTGACCTACGTCACGCTATCGGGGACGCACCCCCCTGCGCTCGCGCTCCTCGGCGGCTGGCTCTGGGCGATGGGGATGCACACCTTTTCGGCAATTCCGGACGTCGAGCCCGACCGTCTCGCCGGGATTCGCACGACCGCGACCACACTCGGCCGACGAGGAGCCCTCGGCTACTGCGTCGCCTGCTGGACGGCGGCGGCGATCGCGTTCGGACTCCTGGACGGACGCGTCGGCGCCCTCGTGGCGATGTATCCGCTGCTCGTCGGCGCCATCGTCGTCGCGAACGTCCGGGTCGACCGCGCGTACTGGTGGTTTCCGGCCGTCAATTCGGCGGCGGGAATGCTCCTGACACTCGGCGGACTCTGGCAGGTGTCCCATGCGTACTGATCGCGAGACCGGGGGGTCGATCCGAACTCGACGGCTCGACGAATTCGTCCGCGAACACCGGTTCACGATCGCCGTCGTCTTCCCCCTCGTCGGGGCGGTCGTCCTCGTCGCCAGCGCGGAGGGGCTCCTTCCCGACCCACTCGCGTTCAACCCGCTCCTCGTCCTCGTCGGGACGGCCGTCATGCGGCTCCCGCTGATCGTCGGATTCCTGCCGGTGCTCGACAGGCACCTCGCAGGCGCCGTACTCGCCCTCGTCGCCTACACGTACGCGATCGAATTCCTCGGGCTCACGACCGGCTGGCCGTACGGCCACTTCGAGTACGGCGTCTCCCTCGGTCCGATGGTCGGCGGCGTGCCACTCGCGCTCCCGCTCTTTTTCCTCCCGCTCGTCCTGAACGCGGTGGTGCTTTCGACGCTGCTTGTCGGTGCCGGCGACCGTCGCTGGCCCCGTCGACTCGCTCTCGGCGTGGCCCTGGTCATCACGATCGACCTCGTCCTCGATCCGGCGGCCGTCTCGATCGGGTTCTGGTCCTACGCCACCGCCGGGCCGTACTACGACGTCCCCGCGACGAACTACGCCGGGTGGCTCCTGAGCGGCTCGATCGCCGTGGCGCTGCTCGAGGGTACGCTTCCCCGCGCCTCCCTCCAGGCGAGACTCCGTACCTGCGAGTTCGCCCTCGACGACCTCGTGAGCTTCGTCCTCCTCTGGGGTGGGATCAACGCCCTCTACGGTAACTGGCTCCCGGTCGGCCTCGCCGGGGTACTCCTCGCCAGCCTGTTGCGAACCGGTCGGTTCGATCTCGCGTCCCTCGCTCGATCGACGGGCCCCGCCGACTCCTGACGGTTCCACACACTTCCGACGGTGCCCGGTACGAGGGGTCCAACTCGGATGTGAACCGAACGCAGACGTGCTCGCTCACTCCGTTCGCTGCGCGCGACTGATAGGGCTCAAATCCTCGTTCGATCCGACACCTGTGGCTCGCGGAGTTGCTCGCCACAGGAATATGGGCCAACTCGGATTTGAACCGAGAGCCTCCACCTTATCAGAGTGGCGCTCAACCTGATTGAGCTATTGGCCCGCTTCGCACTCAGTGGTAGCCGGGTGGGACCTTTAAACGTTTCTTTCCGTTCGAGCGATCACCGCCCCACGGCGTCGTGGTCGTCGCCGTCCTCGGTGCCGGCGTTCGTCGACTCGTCGTCGATCGAGTACGAGCCGTCCGGGTTCCGCGTCACGTCGTCGGCGTCGATCCGGTAGGAGTCGGTGCCGAGATCGACGGTGTCCGAATCGGTCGCGCCTGAACCGCGCTGAGTCCTGGCGCCCGGGCCCGCCGCATCGGTCGGTCCCGTCGATTCACCCGGGAATCCGGCCGTCCAGACTGACCCGGTCACGAAGCCGTCAGCCTTGCGGTCCAGGTACGGGACGATCGCGACCCGCTTGACGAGGAGGCGAATCGGCACGCGGGTGATCGGGACGGCGATCAAGAACCCGATGGCGTCGGTGACGAGCCCCGGCGTGAGCAAGAAGGCACCGGCGGCGACGAGCAACGCGCCGTCTACCACCTCGTCGGTCGGCGCCTCGCCGGCCGCGAGACGTCGCTCGATCTTCCGCAGCGTCCGCCGGCCCTCTGCCCGGACGAGCAAGAGCCCCACCAGTCCGGTGAGGACGACGAGGAGCACCATCTCGAGGATGCCGACGACGTCGACGTAGACGACGACCGCACCGAGGAGGACCGCGTCGAGAAACGGAATCAGGAGGAGCGCGAGTATCCACCGGAGCATTGCTCGATCTTGGGCCCCCACGCCCAAAACCCTTCCTTTCAGTCCCGTCTTCATTCCCCTCGAAACCGCCACGAGCAGGCGAACCGCCGTCGAACGATGGACTTACCCGCTCCACGGGCCTCGATCCGGACATGACCTCGGAGACGCTCGTCGAGTGGCGTGAGTGGGGAGCCGCAGCGTTCGACGAGGCGCGTGCAAAATCGACGCCGATCTTGCTCTCGCTCACGGCGAGCTGGTGTCGACCGTGCGCGGAGATGGACGCCGAGACCTACGCAGATCCGCGGATCGCTGCCGTCGTGGGTGACGCGTTCGTCCCCGTCCGCGTCGACGTCGACGAGCGACCGCGCGTGCGCGACAGGTACAACACCGGCAGCTTTCCCTCGACCGTCGTCCTCACACCCGACGGGAGCGTGATCGCCGGAGCCGGGTACCTCGATCCCGACGGGATGCGCCAGGTGCTCGATCGGGTTCGCGACCGGTGGGATGCGGACGGCCCCGACGCCGGTCGCGTCCCCCGGGCGCTCGCCACGGACGAGCCGCCTGCGGGAACCCTCGACCGATCGATCGTCTCGCAGGTTTCCGGCGCGCTCGAGGCCACATACGACGAACGGGCCGGCGGCTGGGGTGACGGACCGAAGTTCCCCTACCCGGACGCCCTCGAGTTCGCGCTCAAACGCGACCGGACGATGGCGCGACGAAACCTGGAGGCCGTCGCTACCAACCTGCTCGACGACTACGACGGGGGCTTCTACCGGTTCGCGACCGGACGGGACTGGTCGGGGCTCCAGCGCGAGAAACTACTCGACGAGAACGCGGCGCTCGTCCGGGCGTTCGCGAACGCCTACCTCTACACCGGCGACGAATCGTACCGATCGATCGCAGAGCGGGGAATCGAGTACCTGACGACGACGCTGTGGATCGGTGAGAGCGGCGATTCAGCGGGGCCGACGTCGGAATCGACCCCGGAAACCGCCTCCGGCGCGTTCGCGGCCAGTCAGGCGCCCGGTGACGAGACGGTTCACGTTGGTGACCCAACCGAACGCGAGCTGGCCGACGATCCGTCGATCGACGGGAGGGTCTACAGCGGGAAGAACGCACTGGCAATCGACGCCTTGCTCACGTACGCGGCCTACACCGACGACGACAGGGCGATCCGATTCGCACAGCGAGCGCTCCGGACCGTCCGTTCGGATGGCCTCGACGACGGCGTAGTCGCGCACGTCGTCGGCGACCGGGCCGCGGCGTCACCGTCGTGCCTGCTCGTCGATCAGACGCGCGTCCTCCGAGGGCTGGTCCGTGCACACAGCGTCCTCGGTTCGGACACCGTAGACGACGCACGCGCCGTCGCCGACGCGACGATCGAGCGGTTGCACGACGGCGACTCGTTCGTGGACGGGCCGCTCGACGGTCACGGGCTCCTCTCCCGCCCGCTCCGGCCGATCTCCATCACGGCCGAGTTCGCATCGTCCCTCCTCGACCTGTCGCTGATCACGGGCGAGGACGAGTACCGCGATGCCGGCCGCGGGGCGCTCGAATCGTTCGCCGGCGCGAGCGACCGCCTCGGCGTCGGCGCCGCCGCGTACGGGACAGCCGTCGCCCGGTACGTGGACGATCCACTGGTGATCCGGGTCGGAACCGACCCCGGATCCGACCTCCACCGCGCCGCGATGCGACTCGCCGATCACGAGAAGGTCGTCGTACCGAACGCGTCGGCCGTCGACGACGGCACCGCGGTCGTGGGTCGCGGACCGGCGACGGCTGACCCGGCAGCCGACCCTGCGTCGCTCAGTGCCCGCGTCGAATCACTTCTCGAGTAGTGGACGAACGCCGTCCGGCGTACCGGGACCGTCGAGTGCTGGACGGACGAGTCGACGACCCATACCGGTCCGACTCCATCCGGAACAACTCGCAACGGGCTCAAACTACCGAATTGTTTAATACGTAGCGTTCGTGCAATGGGATATGGCAGATCTTCGGGACCTCGGGCTGTCAGAGTATGAAGCACGCGCATACAGGTCTCTGCTCAAAACTGGACCCACAACGGCCAAGGAGTTGTCGCGCGCGAGTGACGTGCCGATGGGCCGTATTTACGACGTGCTCAACTCCATCGAACAGTACAATCTGGTGCGAACACAGACGGCGAGTCGGCCGAAGAAGTACGTTGCCGTCGAACCGTCGACGGCGCTCGATCGATTGCTCGAGGACAAAAAGCGAGAACTCCAGGAGAAGGTCGAACAGTACCAGTCCATCGTCGACGAGCTTTCGAACGAACTCGTCGCCAGCGAACCCGTCGAAGAGCAGTTCTGGACGGCGGCGATCGGACCCTCCGATACGTTCGACCTCCTGCTCGAACGGCTCGCGGCGGCCGACGACTCGATCGTGATGGTCGCGGCCGACCCCTCCCCGCAGATCGACGTTCGAACCGTTGGCGAGTCGGTGCTCGACGAACTCGAGGCAGCACTGGATCGGGGCGTGCCGGTCGACGTGCTCATGACCCGAACGCTCGTCGACGAACTCTCCGCCAACGTCGGACGTCGCTATCGACGAACCCTACAGTCGCGAGAGGGCTTCGACGTCAGGACGTCGGAGCGGGTGACGGGTTCGTTCAACGTCATCGACGGTATGGAGGTCTGCATTCAGGTTCCGAATCCACTCTCCTCGGGCGAGATATTCGGAATGATAGACCTGAAGGACCCGGACTTCGTCTCGGAGGTGTACGAGGAATTTCACCCGAAGTGGCGAGAGGCCGATCCGCTCGAACTGTAGTCTTCGGCCGGGTGCACAACACGGTAGCCGCGCCTGAGTGTGGCCAGAGGACGCTTAGGCCGATCGAATTTCCTCCCGAAGCGTCCCGACGTCGATGACGCGCTCTGCGTGTGCGTTGTGCTGGTGGATAGACTCGTCGTTCGACTGCTTCATCGTCACGACCGCGTCGTCCGGCAGGTGGTGGAACTCCTCGACGACGCCCTCAGCCATCGAGCGCACGCAGTCCTCGACGAACTTGGCGTCGGCGTGGGACTCGTAGGTCATGTGATCTTCGTCCGGCCGCTTCGCCAGGTTGTAGATTCTGGCGCTCATCGCGTCGCGCGCGATATCGATGACGTCGTCTAAGTCCACCTGCGGGTCACCGTCGGCTTCGACGGTGAGTGTGGCGTGGCCGCGCTGGGAGTGGCCCGGCTGGGGCACCTCGTCTAAGAACGCGTCGATCGTCTCGTCGTCGACCCCGAGGTCCTCCAGAGCCGTACGTGCGCGCGCTTCCGACATCCCCTGCGAACAGGGACAGACCGTCATCCCGTCGACGCGGGCACCGATCTCCTCGCGCGTCCCGTCATCGGTCGCCGACGCGGACGCGATGATGTCGACCGTGTGCTGGGTCTCCCGGTCGCTCTCCGGTGTCCGCTCGCGGCGCATGAACGCCGCCTCCATCGACACCTCGGCCCGCGTCGTGTAGTCGTGTTTCTGGAGCAAGCGGCTGGCCGCGTCGCCGCAGACCTCCTCAGCGCGGTAGGCCTCCTCCCGCGTCGCGTCCTCTAAAATCTCGTCGATGACCTCCATGTTCCGACTCATATCAGCGCCCTTTCGCCACGATGGAAGGTCGACGAAGACGTCGAACTCGGCCATCAACACGATCGGTCGCTTGCCGTTTCTGGCGAGTTTGACCAGTTTCTCGACGCCGGTGACGCCGACCTGGCTCAACCCGACGGTCACGTCGGGAGCGCCCGCCTGCACGTCCGGCAGTTGCTTACTCATCGGGTGTATCCTGGGACGACGCGCGATTAGACCTTTCGGAACGAGCGACGGGATCCAGACGACAGGACGTTTCCGCAGCCGTGGACGAATCGGAGTCGACCGATGCCTCGCGCACCGCGCGTAGTGGAGGCGCCGACACACCTGCCCATGTCGAGTCTCCGACACACCGATCCCGTTCGTACTGCGCCCGGCGATCTGCGGTGCGGTGTCGACGTGCCGCGCGTGTCGCTGTACCGCACGAAACGAGACTCCAGACTGCCCGCCCTGTGTTTTAGGATTGCCAAAATTTGGTTTCCGAATTGGGAAGTGTTTTTGCACGTGGAACCATAGATCCGGATATGGTAGCGATCGAGAACCTCGTCCTCGTCTTCGTCGCGGGGCTGATAACCGCACTCGCGACCGGGCTCGGGGCGATCCCGTTCTTCTTCGTCGACGACTTCAGCGACCGATGGAACGTCGCGCTCTGGGGCGTCGCGTCGGGGATCATGGTCACCGTGTCCGTCTTCGGACTCGCGGACGAGGGACTTGCGTACACCGAAGGCGGAATCCCGACGATGCTCGTCCTCGGGTTGCTCGCGGGCGTCGTGCTGGTCGAGGTCGGTGACGCCGTCCTGGATCGCGTCGACGTCGGCGGCGACGCACAGGCCGCACACGACCACGACGCGCCCCTTGAGGACGACGTTCAGACCGACGGTGCGGGTCACGCTCACGACGACCACGCCCTGGAGGCGAAGGCGATCGCCCAGGGGAATCCGAAGACCCTGTTGCTCATCCTCGGTATCCTCACGATTCACAGTTTCCCCGAGGGCGTCGCCGTCGGCGTCTCCTTCGCCGAACTCGGATTCGACGGCGGGCTCTCGGTCCTCGGCTTCTCGATCCCCCTGCTCGCGGTGTTCATGACTATCGCTATCTCGATCCACAACATCCCGGAGGGGACCGCCATTGCGATCCCGATGCGCGCGATGGGCCTCTCGAAGTGGCGGATGGTCGGCGCCGCCATCTTCTCCAGCCTGCCCCAGCCCATCGGCGCGGTCATCGCCTACGGGTTCGTCTCCTGGGCCCGGGACTTCCTCCCCTTCGGCTTCGGCTTCGCCGCCGGCGCGATGGTGTACCTCGTCGTGACCGAGTTCATCCCCGAGGCGCTCGAAACCGGTGAGAACCTGCCAAACGGCGGATACAGGGAACTCGTAATCGGGTTCGGGGCGGGCGCGTTGGCGATGCTGCCGCTGATGGTACTCTGAAGGTACGAGCCGCACAGACCGACGGGGGCGACGTCTCGTGGCGCACAGACTACAGCCGTGCCCGCCATGACGAGCATGTTCGCGCCCCAACGAACGAACCACCTGCCGATAGACGGTAGCTACATAGACGGAAACCCACGAGACAGAAACGGCGGTAGTGTCGAGGTCCCACACAGTCGACGAAACGGTTCTGCAGCGACAGTCTGTGCTATCCGGCGAGCGATCGACACCGAACGGGGAACGAAGCGCTCCTGGATTGGTATCACGACCGCAGTAATATTTATAATACGATAGCTTTTTGCACCACTACTAACAGATATCGCGACGGGTAGGGACATGGTACGGAGCGTGGATCGGTCGGCGGACGACGAGAGGGCAGATCGATGATAACGAGATTTCTGTCGGTCGATATCGTGCTACTCGTCGTTTCGACGCTCACGAACGCCGGTCTCGCGGTGTACGCCATTCGCAATCGCCAGGAGCCGGGGGCAATCCCGTTCGGTCTGTTGATGTGCTCGCTCGTCGTCTGGTCGGGTACGTACGCTGTCGGACTCCTCACGGCCGATCCGTACTGGCGGATGCTCGTCCTGCGAATCATGTGGCTGGGCCTCACGACCCTCTACGTCTGGCTGTTCCTGTTCGCCCTCTCGTACACGGGAAACGGCGACCTCCTCACGCGACGATCGCTCGCGCTGGTGTTCGTCATCCCGGCCGTCATCA comes from the Halovivax cerinus genome and includes:
- a CDS encoding bacterio-opsin activator domain-containing protein, with protein sequence MVDTALTRVYFRASESAETASLRDALAGAPALSMVEESDGRPERRRPPNAVDCAVYVHGDGLDGIGLLEQVRRTRPTLPVVLVAEDLPGDALRRAIAADVSGYVPRHSDDTNRLLIEEIERLVEPDRGPVDDGSDDDQSTRMPIERLPDRQERRLKERAMDEAPVGIAITDPDRPDNPLVYVNESFEELTGYPPAETIGRNCRFLQGPGTDPDAISTLRSAIDAEEPVAVELENYRADGEPFWNRVEIAPLHRDGDVTHFVGYQTDVTARKTAELRLERERETLDTILTRVNGLVNDVTAALVEAGGRAAAERSVCERIADTDAYQAAWIGDPDLATGRITVSAAAGVWETDPDEIGRALGDDEATVTAASRAYETGHTQRITDPETIDRVRRGDWFEGCELGGVVAIPLSNRDTIHGVLCVYATEGTAIDDREGVVLDALARATATTIDAIERGRLLLADHVVELEIDIRDPAVPLVALSDRTDTTISYEGAVVGANGRVGLFVAIEAPPAEISAAIDHVSGITDGTLVHEHDETCLFELRIAGPSIVGTIADHGGTTQEMTATDGACRVTAELATEGDARAIVEALRDLYDGVELVARRNSDRPPTTRREFLAELADRLTDKQREALQTAYATGYYDWNRSVSGDDLAAAMGVARSTYHQHRRAAERKLVTAFFDR
- a CDS encoding phytoene/squalene synthase family protein; translated protein: MIDADNLAQSKAIQQRTGRTFHLATRLLPSRIRNATYVLYAFFRIADDVVDDPDPPPAERQLAELERIRDAALGNRPADDPVLAAFRTVSERYEIPDREVNEFVDAMATDVSNTRYETHEELAEYLRGSSVAVANMMLCVMDPEDADTARPHARALAEALQLTNFLRDVREDVVDYGRIYLPQSRLAEYDVSEEQVERLAFSPEFAVLMRAELARTERRYRAGIDGVRYLPEGCQFAVLLAGVLYVDHHRLIRAQGYDVLTSRPSLATSRRLLLAAKTWWHWRRTEDPRAAFEAASSIPPRNDGRWDEDGTEDDVIVDSPGSTNGGGGTRSIGDVVSWVQTRLFSGESK
- a CDS encoding phytoene desaturase family protein, yielding MSGLTSGDRSVCVVGGGVGGLATACYLADAGFDVTVVEKNDQLGGRASRLERDGFRFDMGPSWYLMPDVFERFFAHFDRAPTDYYELTHLDPHYRIYWKDGDSLDVTGDLTDMGAALERYEPGAGDALERYLETAAETYDIGMEHFVYTDRPRFRDYVDLDVIRNASGLSLLGSMQDHVEQYFDHPKLQQVVQYSLVFLGGSPTNTPALYNLMSHVDFGLGVHYPSGGMGAVVDALVALGRELGVDYRTGFEVTAIDGERGAFAVHNRRETIGADIVVSDADYAHTEGTLLSIDDRQYDAEYWHDRTYAPSAFLCYLGVEGDLEGLAHHTLVLPTSWDDHFEQIFDRPSWPDDPAYYLCAPSKTDATVAPDGHSNLFVLVPIAPGLPDGPDVRERYRDQILADVAANTGEDLRDRIVVEETFSVSDFAARYNSRNGTALGLAHTLRQTGPLRPGHRSSELDGLYFTGSYTTPGIGVPMCLISGEHAAETVFEDERTRTPRQV
- a CDS encoding prenyltransferase, giving the protein MSHARRLLRRSRPLFWLYLAGPAIVGAVYAADAIDALAAPLVIGLVGYFLVPANVFLYGINDVFDAEIDAVNSKKDGIEERYEGDRLTVLAVATSAVLGLAFLLVIPARAGIYLLGFLILGAGYSTPPLRFKTTPLLDSVSNGLYVLPAGVTYVTLSGTHPPALALLGGWLWAMGMHTFSAIPDVEPDRLAGIRTTATTLGRRGALGYCVACWTAAAIAFGLLDGRVGALVAMYPLLVGAIVVANVRVDRAYWWFPAVNSAAGMLLTLGGLWQVSHAY
- the cruF gene encoding bisanhydrobacterioruberin hydratase: MRTDRETGGSIRTRRLDEFVREHRFTIAVVFPLVGAVVLVASAEGLLPDPLAFNPLLVLVGTAVMRLPLIVGFLPVLDRHLAGAVLALVAYTYAIEFLGLTTGWPYGHFEYGVSLGPMVGGVPLALPLFFLPLVLNAVVLSTLLVGAGDRRWPRRLALGVALVITIDLVLDPAAVSIGFWSYATAGPYYDVPATNYAGWLLSGSIAVALLEGTLPRASLQARLRTCEFALDDLVSFVLLWGGINALYGNWLPVGLAGVLLASLLRTGRFDLASLARSTGPADS
- a CDS encoding FxsA family protein, which produces MLRWILALLLIPFLDAVLLGAVVVYVDVVGILEMVLLVVLTGLVGLLLVRAEGRRTLRKIERRLAAGEAPTDEVVDGALLVAAGAFLLTPGLVTDAIGFLIAVPITRVPIRLLVKRVAIVPYLDRKADGFVTGSVWTAGFPGESTGPTDAAGPGARTQRGSGATDSDTVDLGTDSYRIDADDVTRNPDGSYSIDDESTNAGTEDGDDHDAVGR
- a CDS encoding DUF255 domain-containing protein, whose protein sequence is MTSETLVEWREWGAAAFDEARAKSTPILLSLTASWCRPCAEMDAETYADPRIAAVVGDAFVPVRVDVDERPRVRDRYNTGSFPSTVVLTPDGSVIAGAGYLDPDGMRQVLDRVRDRWDADGPDAGRVPRALATDEPPAGTLDRSIVSQVSGALEATYDERAGGWGDGPKFPYPDALEFALKRDRTMARRNLEAVATNLLDDYDGGFYRFATGRDWSGLQREKLLDENAALVRAFANAYLYTGDESYRSIAERGIEYLTTTLWIGESGDSAGPTSESTPETASGAFAASQAPGDETVHVGDPTERELADDPSIDGRVYSGKNALAIDALLTYAAYTDDDRAIRFAQRALRTVRSDGLDDGVVAHVVGDRAAASPSCLLVDQTRVLRGLVRAHSVLGSDTVDDARAVADATIERLHDGDSFVDGPLDGHGLLSRPLRPISITAEFASSLLDLSLITGEDEYRDAGRGALESFAGASDRLGVGAAAYGTAVARYVDDPLVIRVGTDPGSDLHRAAMRLADHEKVVVPNASAVDDGTAVVGRGPATADPAADPASLSARVESLLE